A genomic region of Phragmites australis chromosome 2, lpPhrAust1.1, whole genome shotgun sequence contains the following coding sequences:
- the LOC133893749 gene encoding serine/threonine-protein kinase RUNKEL-like — protein MNNFHVYEAIGRGKHSTVYKGRKKKTIEYFAVKSVDKSQRSKVLNEVRMLHSLDHANVLKFYSWYETSAHFWLVLEYCVGGDLKGLLEQDKKLPENSIHGLAYDLVKALQFLHSQGIIYCDLKPSNVLLDEFGCMKLCDFGLARRLKDIEKTNPGDVPQPMRGTPCYMAPELFREGGVHSYASDFWALGCVLYECYTGRPPFVGREFTQLVKSIISDPTPPLPDNPSRSFQNLIDCLLMKDPAERLQWSELCEHNFWRTSIPMIPLPPQPTFDNMIELSATPYLSERNGDKPYRQLTPPKPREYSALRKKDENSTKAFMTPVKNVQSGKKNSAKPKADGLKGVNILRMSRIAKMNLQREMDKENYRRPPTETSENETEVKIENNDMELDFGENPEGDVLDDTDGSDNPGSTANEKPQAADGNEENCMINQVDMLTDEGSVKPDTMMKNEQNSCSDNLDVVATPPSNCMRKAQRAKVTPAAAAGSEPSNIFEAFWHPTDLAVKPVMPSRKADKAADTVPMLPFEALTACDYNKLPQEQMNAFNSQILQSLSGTFQVSEKQNTLRYLEMLSMNSDAANKITNGPIMLLLIKMLRLSKTSVLRVQIASLMGLLIRYSTALDVELASSGIFNALSDGLRDKHDKLRRFCMATLGELLFYVSTQSDQDINAQESPLKDNRPASSWQVPSAVIALVSSILRKGEDDLAQLYALRTIDNICSQGTEWTSRFASQDAIGHLCYIYKATGKQESTRLIAGSCLARLARFSPSCIHLILEKLPFKDIACTLIKGNPREQQISLNILNSALVNSHSITNMNRYIISLSDDKQLVPGLISLIEQGTDVLRGKALLFVALLCKNSRRWLPHFFCNAKLISAVDRLGKEKEGYIHQCTEAFVQLVASLVPAILDTVSSDIQQVMAGKRHGPITALAGRAHPKSTIHLFPVILHLLGSASFKHRVVTSHVLLQLANLIKILEAPLQVRDDFQMTLLRVLEAATEEPSVILNEHKIFTSRILPSLSILYKGNKDGDARFLCLKILSDVMIVIFSDSSLTADEQTKTALNSISQKHFLPLYPSFAEDEDPIPIYAQKLLVMLMEHGCVKVSDILHKATVFQCFEFLLGDLSNANVSNVKLCFALASAPEMNTHILSQLQVVRRIGNLLEFVAAKDMDDFLEPTLELCRAFIIRGTGSNRSVALSKEPALLVDSAFSMSIAVDQQSCVMDICDFGGNMGIFLELVANSDPQISDLSSDCVVLLLKAAPREATVGLLTNLPKFSAVLDLLKHDSCLRLTRLLYGLAFSCRQYLAQGMILSISVSALTRVEAFVSAFKGSNDSRLAESASYLGAELQRLPRCG, from the exons ACGGTGTATAAGGGGCGGAAGAAGAAGACCATCGAGTACTTCGCTGTCAAGAGCGTCGACAAGTCGCAGCGGTCCAAGGTCCTCAACGAG GTTCGGATGCTCCATTCTTTAGATCATGCCAATGTCCTGAAATTTTACTCATG GTACGAGACCTCCGCACATTTTTGGTTAGTGTTGGAGTATTGCGTTGGTGGAGACCTAAAGGGCTTGCTTGAACAG GACAAGAAGCTGCCTGAAAATTCTATACATGGCCTGGCTTACGATCTTGTCAAAGCTCTTCA GTTCTTGCATTCTCAAGGAATTATATATTGCGATCTGAAGCCATCAAACGTTTTACTTGATGAATTTGGATGCATGAAG TTGTGTGATTTTGGATTAGCAAGGCGTTTAAAAGACATCGAGAAAACCAATCCTGGAGAT GTGCCACAGCCCATGAGGGGAACACCGTGCTATATGGCTCCTGAGTTATTTCGAGAGGGAGGAGTTCACTCATATGCTTCGGATTTCTGGGCACTTGGTTGTGTTTTGTATGAATGCTATACAGGAAGACCCCCTTTTGTTGGCAGAGAATTTACACAGTTAGTCAAATCTATAATTTCAGATCCCACACCACCTTTACCTGATAATCCATCAAGGTCCTTTCAAAATCTGATCGATTGCTTACTCATGAAAGATCCGGCAGAGAGATTACAGTGGTCTGAACTGTGTGAGCACAACTTTTGGAGAACAAGTATACCGATGATCCCTTTACCACCTCAGCCTACTTTTGACAACATGATCGAACTTTCTGCTACACCATATTTATCTGAGAGAAATGGCGATAAACCTTACAGACAGTTGACACCACCCAAGCCTCGTGAGTATAGTGCCCTTAGGAAGAAGGATGAAAATTCTACTAAGGCGTTCATGACACCTGTTAAGAATGTGCAAAGTGGCAAGAAAAATAGTGCAAAACCTAAGGCTGATGGTCTCAAAGGTGTAAATATCCTCAGAATGTCTCGCATAGCTAAGATGAATTTGCAAAGGGAAATGGACAAGGAGAACTACAGGCGTCCTCCCACAGAAACATCTGAGAATGAGACTGAAGTTAAGatagaaaataatgacatgGAGCTCGATTTTGGTGAAAATCCAGAGGGTGATGTGCTGGATGACACTGATGGATCAGATAATCCTGGATCCACAGCAAATGAAAAACCTCAAGCCGCTGATGGTAATGAAGAGAATTGTATGATAAATCAGGTTGACATGCTCACTGATGAGGGTTCAGTTAAGCCTGATACCATGATGAAAAATGAGCAGAATTCTTGTTCGGATAACCTTGATGTGGTGGCCACTCCACCTAGTAATTGTATGCGGAAAGCACAACGTGCTAAGGTAACTCCAGCTGCTGCAGCTGGTTCTGAGCCATCTAACATCTTTGAAGCATTCTGGCATCCAACAGATCTTGCAGTTAAACCAGTTATGCCTAGTAGGAAGGCTGATAAAGCTGCGGACACGGTCCCCATGCTTCCATTTGAGGCTCTTACAGCATGTGATTATAATAAGTTACCACAGGAGCAGATGAATGCATTCAACAGTCAGATACTTCAGAGTTTAAGTGGAACTTTTCAGGTTTCAGAAAAACAAAACACTCTCAGATACCTGGAGATGTTAAGCATGAACTCAGATGCTGCGAACAAAATAACTAATGGTCCAATTATGTTGCTACTTATAAAAATGCTTCGACTGTCAAAAACTTCAGTCTTGCGTGTCCAAATCGCCTCACTTATGGGGTTGCTGATACGCTATTCCACTGCTCTTGATGTGGAGCTGGCAAGTTCAGGAATTTTTAATGCACTATCAGATGGGTTAAGGGATAAGCATGATAAACTCAGGAGATTCTGTATGGCAACACTAGGAGAGTTATTATTCTACGTTTCTACCCAATCTGATCAAGATATCAATGCTCAAGAATCTCCTTTGAAGGACAACAGGCCTGCATCTTCTTGGCAG GTTCCTAGTGCTGTAATTGCACTGGTGTCATCTATCTTGCGTAAGGGCGAAGACGATCTAGCCCAGCTATATGCCTTACGAACAATTGATAACATATGTAGCCAAGGAACAGAGTGGACATCACGTTTTGCTTCCCAGGATGCGATTGGACATCTGTGCTATATCTATAAAGCAACTGGAAAGCAGGAGAGTACGAGGCTCATTGCAGGGTCTTGTTTGGCCCGCCTCGCTCGCTTCAGTCCATCATGTATTCATTTAATACTGGAGAAGCTACCGTTCAAGGATATTGCATGCACACTCATCAAGGGAAATCCACGTGAACAGCAGATTAGTCTGAATATTCTCAATTCGGCATTAGTTAACAGTCATAGTATAACAAACATGAACCGATATATTATTTCATTATCGGATGACAAACAATTGGTCCCTGGGCTTATTTCTCTGATAGAACAGGGAACTGATGTTCTGCGTGGGAAAGCTCTTTTGTTTGTTGCTCTTCTTTGCAAGAACAGTCGAAGGTGGCTTCCTCATTTCTTTTGCAATGCAAAATTAATATCAGCAGTTGATAGATTGGGAAAGGAAAAGGAGGGTTACATTCATCAATGTACAGAAGCATTTGTGCAGTTGGTTGCTTCTTTGGTCCCTGCTATTCTTGACACAGTCTCCAGCGATATACAGCAGGTTATGGCTGGCAAACGCCATGGACCCATTACTGCTTTAGCTGGACGAGCTCATCCAAAGAGCACAATTCATCTGTTTCCTGTTATCCTTCATCTTCTTGGAAGTGCATCCTTCAAGCACAGAGTTGTGACAAGTCATGTATTGCTTCAGTTGGCAAATCTTATTAAGATTTTGGAGGCACCGCTTCAG GTTAGGGATGATTTCCAAATGACATTGTTGCGAGTTCTTGAGGCAGCTACAGAGGAGCCTTCTGTTATACTTAATGAACATAAAATATTCACCAGTCGTATCCTTCCTAGCTTGTCCATTTTATACAAGGGCAATAAAGATGGTGATGCCAGATTTCTCTGTTTGAAGATACTCTCTGATGTGATGATTGTGATATTCAGTGACTCTTCATTAACTGCTGATGAACAAACAAAAACTGCCTTGAACTCGATCTCTCAGAAGCATTTTCTGCCGCTGTACCCTTCATTTGCAGAGGATGAAGATCCCATACCCATATATGCACAGAAACTGCTAGTAATGTTGATGGAACATGGTTGTGTGAAAGTCTCTGATATTCTGCACAAAGCGACAGTATTCCAGTGCTTTGAATTTTTGCTAGGAGATCTGTCAAATGCAAATGTAAGCAAtgtcaagctttgcttcgctttgGCATCTGCTCCCGAGATGAACACCCATATTCTTTCTCAGCTTCAAGTTGTTAGAAGAATAGGGAACCTCCTTGAGTTTGTTGCTGCAAAAGACATGGATGATTTTCTTGAACCCACCTTGGAACTTTGCAGAGCTTTCATTATCCGTGGTACTGGCAGCAACAGAAGTGTCGCCCTTTCCAAAGAGCCAGCACTCCTTGTTGACAGTGCCTTCAGCATGAGCATTGCTGTTGATCAACAATCTTGCGTCATGGATATATGTGACTTTGGTGGCAATATGGGTATTTTTCTTGAGCTGGTTGCCAATTCAGATCCACAGATAAGCGATTTATCGTCAGATTGTGTAGTGTTGTTACTCAAGGCAGCACCTCGAGAGGCTACAGTGGGCTTGTTGACCAATCTTCCTAAATTTAGTGCTGTCCTGGACTTGCTCAAGCATGACAGCTGCTTACGGCTGACTCGCTTACTATATGGCTTAGCCTTCTCTTGCAGACAATATTTAGCCCAGGGAATGATTCTGTCAATATCAGTGTCTGCTTTGACGCGAGTGGAGGCATTTGTTTCAGCTTTCAAGGGCTCCAATGACAGCCGTCTTGCTGAGTCTGCTTCTTATTTGGGCGCCGAACTGCAACGCTTACCTCGCTGTGGTTGA